A DNA window from Euzebyales bacterium contains the following coding sequences:
- a CDS encoding nodulation protein NfeD, whose translation MDGRRWALGLCCIVLPLLALALVPAGASVPTSQPPVLVTRLAGALSPVTANVLIAAADEAEERDAAALLVEVDTPGGLVTSMREVVQRFLNAQVPILTYVTPNGARAASAGTLIVLSGNVAAMAPTTTIGAATPVTIDGGAVGDKIVNDTASYAEAVAEARGRDVGFARRSVVAGESITATEAFELGVIDLVAPNRLTLLAQVDGTSVVLGDGSRETLALAGAPIEELERGFTSSLLERVVDPNLTFVLLALGTLALLIEFANPGIGAGGITGVILLLLAGFSLSLLPTTAVGLLLLLLAAALFIGELFVPGTGVMAAGGSVALVIAGLFLFDDASGLAISQPVLIGVAGAILIASTALAVAARNAQAMPYRLDDEQMLDEVVEVVVANGDQGQAMVNGERWHVRTDEPPLEKGMLVRILDRHGLTLLVEPTDDDWRRR comes from the coding sequence ATGGACGGCCGGCGGTGGGCACTCGGCCTGTGCTGCATCGTGTTGCCGCTCCTCGCCCTCGCCCTCGTCCCCGCCGGGGCGTCGGTGCCGACCTCGCAGCCGCCCGTGCTCGTAACACGCCTGGCCGGTGCGCTGTCGCCTGTGACGGCAAACGTGCTGATCGCCGCCGCGGACGAGGCCGAGGAACGCGATGCCGCCGCACTGCTGGTCGAGGTCGACACGCCCGGCGGCCTGGTCACGTCGATGCGCGAGGTCGTCCAGCGCTTCCTCAACGCGCAGGTGCCGATCCTGACCTACGTCACACCGAACGGGGCGCGCGCGGCGTCAGCGGGCACGCTGATCGTGCTGAGCGGCAACGTCGCGGCGATGGCGCCCACGACGACGATCGGCGCGGCGACCCCGGTAACGATCGACGGGGGAGCGGTGGGCGACAAGATTGTCAACGACACGGCGTCCTACGCCGAGGCCGTCGCCGAAGCGCGCGGACGTGACGTCGGCTTCGCGCGACGCAGCGTCGTGGCCGGCGAGTCGATCACGGCCACCGAGGCGTTCGAACTTGGCGTGATCGACCTCGTCGCACCCAACCGCCTGACGCTGCTGGCGCAGGTTGACGGCACCTCGGTCGTGCTCGGTGACGGCAGCAGGGAGACGCTCGCGCTCGCGGGCGCACCGATCGAGGAGCTGGAACGAGGCTTCACCAGCTCACTGCTCGAGCGTGTTGTCGATCCGAACCTGACGTTCGTGCTGCTGGCGCTCGGCACCCTCGCGCTTCTCATCGAGTTCGCGAACCCGGGGATCGGGGCCGGGGGCATCACCGGTGTCATCCTTCTCCTGCTCGCCGGGTTCTCGCTGTCGCTGTTGCCGACGACGGCGGTCGGGCTGCTGCTGCTGCTCCTGGCAGCCGCACTGTTCATCGGGGAGCTGTTCGTGCCCGGCACCGGCGTGATGGCAGCCGGCGGGTCGGTCGCCCTCGTCATTGCCGGCCTGTTCCTCTTCGACGACGCCTCCGGACTGGCGATCTCTCAGCCCGTGCTGATAGGCGTCGCCGGCGCGATCCTCATCGCGAGCACGGCGCTGGCCGTCGCGGCGCGCAACGCCCAGGCCATGCCGTACCGACTCGACGACGAGCAGATGCTCGACGAGGTGGTCGAGGTGGTCGTGGCCAACGGCGACCAGGGTCAGGCGATGGTCAACGGCGAACGGTGGCACGTGCGGACCGACGAACCCCCGTTGGAGAAGGGGATGCTGGTACGAATTCTTGATCGCCACGGCCTTACACTGCTCGTCGAACCGACCGACGACGACTGGCGGCGCCGATGA